The genome window AGTCCTGGAATACCTGGCCTCGAAAGGAACCGTTCCCCGTATCACGCTCATCGGCATCCCCGATACCTTCGGCGACCAGGCCTCACGGTCGAGGCTTCTGAACATGTACGGCATGGATACTGATTCCATCGCCGATACCATAAGAAAGGCAGTGCAATCATGAAAGTGGCTGTGCTCGCCAATATCCATAAAGAGGGAGCAAGAACAGTGCTCCCCCTGTTCCTCAACATGCTCCGGAAGGAATCCATCGATATTATTCTGGATGAATCCATAAAGCAGGTGCTGGATGAATCGTTTAAATATTCATCTGTTCCCGGGCTCTTTTCCGGCGTAGACATAATCATATCGTTCGGCGGAGACGGTTCGATTCTCCAAACGGCGCGTCTTTCCGAAGGATTCGATATTCCCATCCTGGGGGTGAATTTCGGGAAAGTGGGTTTTCTCGCCGAGATTTCTCCCGAGGAAATTTATACCATCGTGGGCAAGCTGAAAACGGGAGATTATGAGATACTGGAGCGTACCGCGTTCCATGCGGAATGTCTGGGGAAGAACTATTTTGCCCTTAATGACGTCGTTTTGGACAGAAGCGCCGATACCCGTATTCTGGGGTTTACCGTTACAGTGGGCCATGACTACGCCGGCGAGTTTTCCGCGGATGGCCTGATTGTATCCACTCCCACCGGCTCGACCGCACATTCCATGGCGGCAGGGGGGCCCCTGGTCATGCCGGAGTGCAATGTCACCATTCTCACTCCCATTTGTCCCCATTCCCTGACCATAAGGCCCATGATCATCAACGGCGCCAAGGATCTGCGCATCGGAGTGCTGGAAGGAATCGCCCGTATGGCGGTTGACGGCCAGAGTTTCGTGGAGGTACCTGCCGGAAGCGAGGTGGTCATCCGGCATTCTGAAAAACCGGTCAGGATCGCACGGTTCAAGGATAAAACCTATTTCGACATTCTCCACACCCGGTTGAACTGGGGTGTGAGCCTCAAATTGAAAAATGCTTAACACAACTTTATAGATGCCGAAACAAGTTCGGCATGACACGTGTCACTTCGACAAGCTCAGTGCTCGGTCAGCGGACTCTGAGCCTGTCGAAGAGTCCGCTGCATCCTGAACTCGTTTCAGGATCTAAACGCTCAAAACATGCGCAATTATTTATGTCGTCATGAATAAATCTGAAGTTTGAAATCTGTAGCGTGAGCCTCATACGGAAATGCTTGAATCCCTCACCATACGCAATTACGCCATCATAGAGGAAATGACCGTACAATTCTCCGATGGCCTCAATGTAATCACAGGAGAAACCGGCGCCGGAAAATCCATTGTAGTCGATGCCCTCGAGTTGGTGCTGGGCGCGCGGGCTTCCACCGAGATGATCCGGTCCGGAGCGGACAGCATGTCGGTGTCCGGGGTGTTTACCCTTGAATCGGGGCTTCCTGAAGGGGATTTCCCTGTTGAGGCCGAGGACGGAATTCTTATCCTGCGCCGGGAGGTACGTTCAGACGGCAACAGCCGCTCTTTTGTCAACGACCGTCCGGTGACCCTTCGCACTTTGAAAGACCTGGGCGACCGTCTG of Candidatus Latescibacter sp. contains these proteins:
- a CDS encoding NAD(+)/NADH kinase, whose translation is MKVAVLANIHKEGARTVLPLFLNMLRKESIDIILDESIKQVLDESFKYSSVPGLFSGVDIIISFGGDGSILQTARLSEGFDIPILGVNFGKVGFLAEISPEEIYTIVGKLKTGDYEILERTAFHAECLGKNYFALNDVVLDRSADTRILGFTVTVGHDYAGEFSADGLIVSTPTGSTAHSMAAGGPLVMPECNVTILTPICPHSLTIRPMIINGAKDLRIGVLEGIARMAVDGQSFVEVPAGSEVVIRHSEKPVRIARFKDKTYFDILHTRLNWGVSLKLKNA